In Camelina sativa cultivar DH55 chromosome 16, Cs, whole genome shotgun sequence, a single window of DNA contains:
- the LOC104788396 gene encoding COP9 signalosome complex subunit 1 isoform X2, with amino-acid sequence MERDDEASGPMMEMCTNGGEETSNRRPTIISGEPLDIEAYATLYKGRTKIIRLLFIANNCGGNHTIQLEALRMAYDEIKKGENTQLFREVVSKINGKLGDKYVMDSAWCESVERRAEQKKTKLENELSSYRTNLIKESIRMGYNDFGDFYYACGSLGDAFKNYIRTRDYCTTAKHIIHMCMNAILVSIEMGQFTHVTSYVNKAEQNPETLDPIVIAKLRCASGLAHLELKKYKLAARKFLDVNPELGNSYNEVIAPQDVATYGGLCALASFDRSELKQKVIDNINFRNFLELVPEVRELINDFYSSRYASCLEYLASLKANLLLDIHLHDHVDTLYDQIRKKALIQYTLPFVSVDLSRMADAFKTSVSGLEKELEVLITDNQIQARIDSHNKILYARHADQRNATFQKVLQMGDEFDRDVRGMLIRANLLKHEYNAKVSRKH; translated from the exons ATGTGCACTAACGGAGGCGAAGAGACGTCTAATCGAAGACCTACTATCATAAGTGGCGAACCGCTTGACATCGAGGCTTACGCGACGCTCTACAAAGGTCGCACGAAGATCATTCGGCTTCTCTTCATCGCTAACAACTGCGGAGGAAACCACACGATTCAGCTTGAAGCATTGAGGATGGCTTACGATGAGATCAAAAAGGGTGAGAATACGCAGTTGTTCAGAGAAGTCGTCAGTAAGATTAATGGCAAGCTTGGGGACAAGTATGTGATGGATTCGGCTTGGTGTGAATCCGTCGAGCGTCGTGCtgaacagaagaaaacaaagctgGAGAATGAGCTCAGTTCGTATCGG ACAAATCTAATCAAGGAGAGCATTAGAATGGGTTACAATGACTTTGGAGATTTCTATTATGCGTGTGGTTCGCTTGGAGATGCTTTCAAGAACTATATCCGAACACGGGACTACTGCACTACGGCGAAGCACATCATTCATATGTGTATGAATGCGATTCTTGTCAGCATCGAGATGGGTCAGTTTACTCATGTTACAAGTTATGTGAACAAGGCAGAGCAGAATCCAGAAACCCTTGACCCTattgtaattgcaaaactgCGATGTGCATCTGGATTAGCTCATTTGGAGCTTAAGAAGTACAAGCTAGCTGCTCGTAAG TTCTTAGATGTTAATCCAGAACTGGGAAATTCCTATAACGAGGTCATTGCTCCTCAAGATGTTGCCACCTATGGTGGACTCTGTGCCCTGGCAAGTTTTGATCGATCAGAATTGAAG CAAAAAGTCATTGACAATATCAACTTCCGGAATTTCTTGGAGCTAGTGCCTGAAGTGAGGGAACTTATCAACGATTTCTATTCAAG CCGCTATGCTTCCTGTCTGGAATATCTAGCAAGTCTGAAAGCGAATTTGCTGCTGGACATCCATCTTCATGACCACGTTGACACACTGTATGATCAGATAAGGAAGAAGGCACTGATCCAGTACACACTGCCATTTGTGTCTGTTGATTTGAGCAGGATGGCTGATGCATTCAAGACAAGTGTCTCTGGTCTAGAGAAGGAACTAGAAGTCCTGATCACAGACAACCAGATTCAG GCACGGATTGACTCACACAACAAAATCCTCTACGCAAGACATGCGGATCAGAGGAATGCAACTTTCCAAAAGGTACTTCAGATGGGAGACGAATTCGATAGAGATGTCAGGGGGATGCTGATAAGAGCCAACCTCCTGAAACATGAGTATAATGCCAAAGTTTCAAGAAAACACTGA
- the LOC104788396 gene encoding COP9 signalosome complex subunit 1 isoform X1 produces MERDDEASGPMMEMCTNGGEETSNRRPTIISGEPLDIEAYATLYKGRTKIIRLLFIANNCGGNHTIQLEALRMAYDEIKKGENTQLFREVVSKINGKLGDKYVMDSAWCESVERRAEQKKTKLENELSSYRTNLIKESIRMGYNDFGDFYYACGSLGDAFKNYIRTRDYCTTAKHIIHMCMNAILVSIEMGQFTHVTSYVNKAEQNPETLDPIVIAKLRCASGLAHLELKKYKLAARKFLDVNPELGNSYNEVIAPQDVATYGGLCALASFDRSELKQKVIDNINFRNFLELVPEVRELINDFYSSRYASCLEYLASLKANLLLDIHLHDHVDTLYDQIRKKALIQYTLPFVSVDLSRMADAFKTSVSGLEKELEVLITDNQIQARIDSHNKILYARHADQRNATFQKVLQMGDEFDRDVRGMLIRANLLKHEYNAKVSRKH; encoded by the exons ATGGAGCGAGACGACGAAGCGAGTGGACCGATGATGGAGATGTGCACTAACGGAGGCGAAGAGACGTCTAATCGAAGACCTACTATCATAAGTGGCGAACCGCTTGACATCGAGGCTTACGCGACGCTCTACAAAGGTCGCACGAAGATCATTCGGCTTCTCTTCATCGCTAACAACTGCGGAGGAAACCACACGATTCAGCTTGAAGCATTGAGGATGGCTTACGATGAGATCAAAAAGGGTGAGAATACGCAGTTGTTCAGAGAAGTCGTCAGTAAGATTAATGGCAAGCTTGGGGACAAGTATGTGATGGATTCGGCTTGGTGTGAATCCGTCGAGCGTCGTGCtgaacagaagaaaacaaagctgGAGAATGAGCTCAGTTCGTATCGG ACAAATCTAATCAAGGAGAGCATTAGAATGGGTTACAATGACTTTGGAGATTTCTATTATGCGTGTGGTTCGCTTGGAGATGCTTTCAAGAACTATATCCGAACACGGGACTACTGCACTACGGCGAAGCACATCATTCATATGTGTATGAATGCGATTCTTGTCAGCATCGAGATGGGTCAGTTTACTCATGTTACAAGTTATGTGAACAAGGCAGAGCAGAATCCAGAAACCCTTGACCCTattgtaattgcaaaactgCGATGTGCATCTGGATTAGCTCATTTGGAGCTTAAGAAGTACAAGCTAGCTGCTCGTAAG TTCTTAGATGTTAATCCAGAACTGGGAAATTCCTATAACGAGGTCATTGCTCCTCAAGATGTTGCCACCTATGGTGGACTCTGTGCCCTGGCAAGTTTTGATCGATCAGAATTGAAG CAAAAAGTCATTGACAATATCAACTTCCGGAATTTCTTGGAGCTAGTGCCTGAAGTGAGGGAACTTATCAACGATTTCTATTCAAG CCGCTATGCTTCCTGTCTGGAATATCTAGCAAGTCTGAAAGCGAATTTGCTGCTGGACATCCATCTTCATGACCACGTTGACACACTGTATGATCAGATAAGGAAGAAGGCACTGATCCAGTACACACTGCCATTTGTGTCTGTTGATTTGAGCAGGATGGCTGATGCATTCAAGACAAGTGTCTCTGGTCTAGAGAAGGAACTAGAAGTCCTGATCACAGACAACCAGATTCAG GCACGGATTGACTCACACAACAAAATCCTCTACGCAAGACATGCGGATCAGAGGAATGCAACTTTCCAAAAGGTACTTCAGATGGGAGACGAATTCGATAGAGATGTCAGGGGGATGCTGATAAGAGCCAACCTCCTGAAACATGAGTATAATGCCAAAGTTTCAAGAAAACACTGA
- the LOC104788396 gene encoding COP9 signalosome complex subunit 1 isoform X4: MERDDEASGPMMEMCTNGGEETSNRRPTIISGEPLDIEAYATLYKGRTKIIRLLFIANNCGGNHTIQLEALRMAYDEIKKGENTQLFREVVSKINGKLGDKYVMDSAWCESVERRAEQKKTKLENELSSYRTNLIKESIRMGYNDFGDFYYACGSLGDAFKNYIRTRDYCTTAKHIIHMCMNAILVSIEMGQFTHVTSYVNKAEQNPETLDPIVIAKLRCASGLAHLELKKYKLAARKFLDVNPELGNSYNEVIAPQDVATYGGLCALASFDRSELKQKVIDNINFRNFLELVPEVRELINDFYSSRYASCLEYLASLKANLLLDIHLHDHVDTLYDQIRKKALIQYTLPFVSVDLSRMADAFKTSVSGLEKELEVLITDNQIQARIDSHNKILYARHADQRNATFQKVLQMGDEFDRDVRGMLIRANLLKHEYNAKVSRKH, from the exons ATGGAGCGAGACGACGAAGCGAGTGGACCGATGATGGAGATGTGCACTAACGGAGGCGAAGAGACGTCTAATCGAAGACCTACTATCATAAGTGGCGAACCGCTTGACATCGAGGCTTACGCGACGCTCTACAAAGGTCGCACGAAGATCATTCGGCTTCTCTTCATCGCTAACAACTGCGGAGGAAACCACACGATTCAGCTTGAAGCATTGAGGATGGCTTACGATGAGATCAAAAAGGGTGAGAATACGCAGTTGTTCAGAGAAGTCGTCAGTAAGATTAATGGCAAGCTTGGGGACAAGTATGTGATGGATTCGGCTTGGTGTGAATCCGTCGAGCGTCGTGCtgaacagaagaaaacaaagctgGAGAATGAGCTCAGTTCGTATCGG ACAAATCTAATCAAGGAGAGCATTAGAATGGGTTACAATGACTTTGGAGATTTCTATTATGCGTGTGGTTCGCTTGGAGATGCTTTCAAGAACTATATCCGAACACGGGACTACTGCACTACGGCGAAGCACATCATTCATATGTGTATGAATGCGATTCTTGTCAGCATCGAG ATGGGTCAGTTTACTCATGTTACAAGTTATGTGAACAAGGCAGAGCAGAATCCAGAAACCCTTGACCCTattgtaattgcaaaactgCGATGTGCATCTGGATTGGCTCATTTGGAGCTTAAGAAGTACAAGCTAGCTGCTCGTAAG TTCTTAGATGTTAATCCAGAACTGGGAAATTCCTATAACGAGGTCATTGCTCCTCAAGATGTTGCCACCTATGGTGGACTCTGTGCCCTGGCAAGTTTTGATCGATCAGAATTGAAG CAAAAAGTCATTGACAATATCAACTTCCGGAATTTCTTGGAGCTAGTGCCTGAAGTGAGGGAACTTATCAACGATTTCTATTCAAG CCGCTATGCTTCCTGTCTGGAATATCTAGCAAGTCTGAAAGCGAATTTGCTGCTGGACATCCATCTTCATGACCACGTTGACACACTGTATGATCAGATAAGGAAGAAGGCACTGATCCAGTACACACTGCCATTTGTGTCTGTTGATTTGAGCAGGATGGCTGATGCATTCAAGACAAGTGTCTCTGGTCTAGAGAAGGAACTAGAAGTCCTGATCACAGACAACCAGATTCAG GCACGGATTGACTCACACAACAAAATCCTCTACGCAAGACATGCGGATCAGAGGAATGCAACTTTCCAAAAGGTACTTCAGATGGGAGACGAATTCGATAGAGATGTCAGGGGGATGCTGATAAGAGCCAACCTCCTGAAACATGAGTATAATGCCAAAGTTTCAAGAAAACACTGA
- the LOC104788396 gene encoding COP9 signalosome complex subunit 1 isoform X5: MERDDEASGPMMEMCTNGGEETSNRRPTIISGEPLDIEAYATLYKGRTKIIRLLFIANNCGGNHTIQLEALRMAYDEIKKGENTQLFREVVSKINGKLGDKYVMDSAWCESVERRAEQKKTKLENELSSYRTNLIKESIRMGYNDFGDFYYACGSLGDAFKNYIRTRDYCTTAKHIIHMCMNAILVSIEMGQFTHVTSYVNKAEQNPETLDPIVIAKLRCASGLAHLELKKYKLAARKFLDVNPELGNSYNEVIAPQDVATYGGLCALASFDRSELKQKVIDNINFRNFLELVPEVRELINDFYSSRYASCLEYLASLKANLLLDIHLHDHVDTLYDQIRKKALIQYTLPFVSVDLSRMADAFKTSVSGLEKELEVLITDNQIQARIDSHNKILYARHADQRNATFQKVLQMGDEFDRDVRGMLIRANLLKHEYNAKVSRKH, from the exons ATGGAGCGAGACGACGAAGCGAGTGGACCGATGATGGAGATGTGCACTAACGGAGGCGAAGAGACGTCTAATCGAAGACCTACTATCATAAGTGGCGAACCGCTTGACATCGAGGCTTACGCGACGCTCTACAAAGGTCGCACGAAGATCATTCGGCTTCTCTTCATCGCTAACAACTGCGGAGGAAACCACACGATTCAGCTTGAAGCATTGAGGATGGCTTACGATGAGATCAAAAAGGGTGAGAATACGCAGTTGTTCAGAGAAGTCGTCAGTAAGATTAATGGCAAGCTTGGGGACAAGTATGTGATGGATTCGGCTTGGTGTGAATCCGTCGAGCGTCGTGCtgaacagaagaaaacaaagctgGAGAATGAGCTCAGTTCGTATCGG ACAAATCTAATCAAGGAGAGCATTAGAATGGGTTACAATGACTTTGGAGATTTCTATTATGCGTGTGGTTCGCTTGGAGATGCTTTCAAGAACTATATCCGAACACGGGACTACTGCACTACGGCGAAGCACATCATTCATAT GTGTATGAATGCGATTCTTGTCAGCATCGAGATGGGTCAGTTTACTCATGTTACAAGTTATGTGAACAAGGCAGAGCAGAATCCAGAAACCCTTGACCCTattgtaattgcaaaactgCGATGTGCATCTGGATTGGCTCATTTGGAGCTTAAGAAGTACAAGCTAGCTGCTCGTAAG TTCTTAGATGTTAATCCAGAACTGGGAAATTCCTATAACGAGGTCATTGCTCCTCAAGATGTTGCCACCTATGGTGGACTCTGTGCCCTGGCAAGTTTTGATCGATCAGAATTGAAG CAAAAAGTCATTGACAATATCAACTTCCGGAATTTCTTGGAGCTAGTGCCTGAAGTGAGGGAACTTATCAACGATTTCTATTCAAG CCGCTATGCTTCCTGTCTGGAATATCTAGCAAGTCTGAAAGCGAATTTGCTGCTGGACATCCATCTTCATGACCACGTTGACACACTGTATGATCAGATAAGGAAGAAGGCACTGATCCAGTACACACTGCCATTTGTGTCTGTTGATTTGAGCAGGATGGCTGATGCATTCAAGACAAGTGTCTCTGGTCTAGAGAAGGAACTAGAAGTCCTGATCACAGACAACCAGATTCAG GCACGGATTGACTCACACAACAAAATCCTCTACGCAAGACATGCGGATCAGAGGAATGCAACTTTCCAAAAGGTACTTCAGATGGGAGACGAATTCGATAGAGATGTCAGGGGGATGCTGATAAGAGCCAACCTCCTGAAACATGAGTATAATGCCAAAGTTTCAAGAAAACACTGA